Proteins found in one Zea mays cultivar B73 chromosome 1, Zm-B73-REFERENCE-NAM-5.0, whole genome shotgun sequence genomic segment:
- the LOC732725 gene encoding Dual specificity protein phosphatase 1 isoform 3 (isoform 3 is encoded by transcript variant 3), protein MSMSKTGQAAEKDEQQQSRGIALMQGICAVVYRKADNTPCPIKQGLYLGSVGAAFNKDALKSLNITHILIVAKSLDPVFPAEFNYKKIEVLDIPDTDLLKHSDECFGFIDEAISSGGNVLVHCFAGRSRSLTSLRLGGHNPNRRGRPTATSYVAVVRQVGDSRSLTRSFRNPCKWSRNGECNLCSTDNYTSVIIGAEGLICSEGVCVVRAS, encoded by the exons ATGTCTATGTCGAAGACGGgtcaggccgcggagaaggatgaGCAGCAGCAGTCCCGAGGGATAGCACTGATGCAGGGCATCTGCGCCGTGGTGTACCGCAAGGCCGATAACACGCCCTGCCCCATCAAGCAG GGTCTCTACTTGGGATCTGTTGGAGCAGCATTCAATAAGGACGCTCTCAAGAGTTTGAACATCACCCATATCTTGATCGTTGCAAAGTCACTGGATCCAGTATTTCCAGCTGAATTTAATTACAAGAAGATCGAAG TACTTGATATCCCAGACACTGATCTGTTAAAGCATTCTGATGAATGCTTTGGTTTCATAGATGAAGCTATAAGCTCTGGAGGCAATGTTTTGGTCCATTGCTTTGCTGGGCGGTCAAGGAG CCTCACAAGCCTGCGGTTAGGGGGGCATAACCCCAACCGGAGAGGACGGCCGACGGCTACGAGCTACGTAGCCGTGGTCCGGCAAGTCGGGGATTCCAGgtccttgacaagaagtttcagaaatccttgcaag TGGAGCAGGAATGGAGAATGCAACCTGTGCAGCACTGATAATTATACTAGTGTTATAATAGGTGCAGAAGGCCTCATATGTAGTGAAGGCGTATGCGTTGTAAGAGCGTCTTGA
- the LOC732725 gene encoding Dual specificity protein phosphatase 1 isoform 1 (isoform 1 is encoded by transcript variant 1) has protein sequence MSMSKTGQAAEKDEQQQSRGIALMQGICAVVYRKADNTPCPIKQGLYLGSVGAAFNKDALKSLNITHILIVAKSLDPVFPAEFNYKKIEDEAISSGGNVLVHCFAGRSRSVTIVVAYLMKKHQMSLESALSLVRSKRPQVAPNGGFISQLEKFQKSLQVEQEWRMQPVQH, from the exons ATGTCTATGTCGAAGACGGgtcaggccgcggagaaggatgaGCAGCAGCAGTCCCGAGGGATAGCACTGATGCAGGGCATCTGCGCCGTGGTGTACCGCAAGGCCGATAACACGCCCTGCCCCATCAAGCAG GGTCTCTACTTGGGATCTGTTGGAGCAGCATTCAATAAGGACGCTCTCAAGAGTTTGAACATCACCCATATCTTGATCGTTGCAAAGTCACTGGATCCAGTATTTCCAGCTGAATTTAATTACAAGAAGATCGAAG ATGAAGCTATAAGCTCTGGAGGCAATGTTTTGGTCCATTGCTTTGCTGGGCGGTCAAGGAG TGTGACAATCGTTGTTGCATATCTCATGAAGAAGCATCAAATGAGCCTCGAAAGTGCCTTGTCACTAGTTAGAAGTAAACGACCTCAAGTGGCTCCTAATGGGGGGTTTATTTCCCAGCTGGAGAA gtttcagaaatccttgcaag TGGAGCAGGAATGGAGAATGCAACCTGTGCAGCACTGA
- the LOC732725 gene encoding Dual specificity protein phosphatase 1 isoform 2 (isoform 2 is encoded by transcript variant 2) yields the protein MSMSKTGQAAEKDEQQQSRGIALMQGICAVVYRKADNTPCPIKQGLYLGSVGAAFNKDALKSLNITHILIVAKSLDPVFPAEFNYKKIEVLDIPDTDLLKHSDECFGFIDEAISSGGNVLVHCFAGRSRSVTIVVAYLMKKHQMSLESALSLVRSKRPQVAPNGGFISQLEKFQKSLQVEQEWRMQPVQH from the exons ATGTCTATGTCGAAGACGGgtcaggccgcggagaaggatgaGCAGCAGCAGTCCCGAGGGATAGCACTGATGCAGGGCATCTGCGCCGTGGTGTACCGCAAGGCCGATAACACGCCCTGCCCCATCAAGCAG GGTCTCTACTTGGGATCTGTTGGAGCAGCATTCAATAAGGACGCTCTCAAGAGTTTGAACATCACCCATATCTTGATCGTTGCAAAGTCACTGGATCCAGTATTTCCAGCTGAATTTAATTACAAGAAGATCGAAG TACTTGATATCCCAGACACTGATCTGTTAAAGCATTCTGATGAATGCTTTGGTTTCATAGATGAAGCTATAAGCTCTGGAGGCAATGTTTTGGTCCATTGCTTTGCTGGGCGGTCAAGGAG TGTGACAATCGTTGTTGCATATCTCATGAAGAAGCATCAAATGAGCCTCGAAAGTGCCTTGTCACTAGTTAGAAGTAAACGACCTCAAGTGGCTCCTAATGGGGGGTTTATTTCCCAGCTGGAGAA gtttcagaaatccttgcaag TGGAGCAGGAATGGAGAATGCAACCTGTGCAGCACTGA
- the LOC732725 gene encoding Dual specificity protein phosphatase 1 isoform 4 (isoform 4 is encoded by transcript variant 4): MSMSKTGQAAEKDEQQQSRGIALMQGICAVVYRKADNTPCPIKQGLYLGSVGAAFNKDALKSLNITHILIVAKSLDPVFPAEFNYKKIEVLDIPDTDLLKHSDECFGFIDEAISSGGNVLVHCFAGRSRSGAGMENATCAALIIILVL; the protein is encoded by the exons ATGTCTATGTCGAAGACGGgtcaggccgcggagaaggatgaGCAGCAGCAGTCCCGAGGGATAGCACTGATGCAGGGCATCTGCGCCGTGGTGTACCGCAAGGCCGATAACACGCCCTGCCCCATCAAGCAG GGTCTCTACTTGGGATCTGTTGGAGCAGCATTCAATAAGGACGCTCTCAAGAGTTTGAACATCACCCATATCTTGATCGTTGCAAAGTCACTGGATCCAGTATTTCCAGCTGAATTTAATTACAAGAAGATCGAAG TACTTGATATCCCAGACACTGATCTGTTAAAGCATTCTGATGAATGCTTTGGTTTCATAGATGAAGCTATAAGCTCTGGAGGCAATGTTTTGGTCCATTGCTTTGCTGGGCGGTCAAGGAG TGGAGCAGGAATGGAGAATGCAACCTGTGCAGCACTGATAATTATACTAGTGTTATAA